tgattatttaaaatctcgACCAACGATATCGCGTCAATACGATAGTGAGGtatgtgtatttaataaataaatttattaaaacaagcaACCTGTTTCTATGCGGGCACTGCTTGCGGCAGCAGCGCGGGCGGCACGGGAGCCCCGGGACTACCGGCGGACTCCTTGCCGGCTCTCTGTTTGTCTAACTTAATCTTGTCTCCGTTCATTATCGCCTTGATGTCATCAGCGTCGAGTGTTTCATATCTGAAATTGAAGTTACATCATAAATGGTGCAtacagttaaaaatattgtcagtCAAAATCGCTTTTATCAATTAACCTAGGTTTATTCATTTTTCCTAATTTGTATAGAATACAAGTAAACGCTTCGCTTCTTAAAAATGCTTATTCTACTATGCTGCTTTAAGAGGGTATGGTGGTTCTTgctatgtttttcttcactttactttaattataaataaaataaaactgggCTGAATTGGGTCGcctgatagtaagtgatcactacTGCCCGTGGACATTTGTTGAACTTTTCACCCCTTCTTACATCTCTAATACAATCACAACCTTGGGatctaggatgttatgtcccatggaGCTGGAGTAATACTGGCAAAATTATTGCTAAGTGGCGGGGGGTACCTTAACACATAGGATTGCACTAAGTTCTCCCATCAAGTAAACTGCCGAGTTCGAGATGCGTATGAAACACAAACCGTTACACACTAACACTACACTACTGTGCTGGCTAGGTTTATAATCTCCGTAGCGATCTTCATTCAAAATTCGCGAAAAGCGTAAGAATAAAAGGCAAAGTAAGTGCTCACTTGAGTAAGGCATCGGCCAGAGCTTTGTGCTCTTTGGCGTGAGCACGTAAAATGGCCTTGGCGCGTTCGTAGCTCTCTGACAGTATCTTCTTTATTTCTGCATCAacctgtaatttaaaatatattttattcatttaacagTCGTTACAAGTTATATATCCTTGTCGTCCTACAAGCTAACTTGTATTTATCACTAACCTAACaagtgctagcccgtctggttaggtaccacttactaattagatattctaccaccaaagagcagttttgttgtattctggtttgaagagtgagtaaaccagtgtaacaagggacataacaccttagttcccaaggttggtcatTTATTGGAATGGTATCATATTCCTTACAATGTCTACGgttggtggtgatcacttaccatatGCCCGTTCGCCTAACTTTAATACAATACACTACAATGcaacatcaaaaatatataaataccctAATTTGATCTCCTATATCCATCTCTTAGAAGAAAAATATTCTGTAAAAGGCACCGAGTAGAGAGAGGTATTAAGATTTAGCATTATTTCTCTTTATGAGGCAAGGCTTCGACTATGGCACCAATATGTTCAGAAAAACAGTGATGCTTGATAAATGAGGAAGTATCGTAAAGCATAAAGTACGAGACATTCAGTATGGGATACCCACAAGCTCGTTAGTGCAAGGTCCGAGGGTGTCCTGTGTCCTGGCGGGCTCCAGCGCCCGGAGCCCGACCCGCTCGCTCATACCCCACTCTCGCACCATGTGACACGCGATGGACGTCGCCTGCTTCAGGTCCGAAGATGCACCTGGAACATACAAAGAATGAttcattaaattacttatagaacttagtaaaaaaactattaaataattaaaaataaatatatatttttttgtaaatctttcAAAATCCAACGAATTGTAAAACTTCTTCTAAATAGGTCAACAGTATGTGCTTTGAAGGCTTAGTAGACAAAGTTTGCCTAagtcacaaataaattaataaataacattagtacttataaatctaattttaagtCAAGGGCAAATGCCTTCTCCCTACTTAAGAAAAGGTGAAAAGATTATTTCACAACGCAGGCTAGATCTAATGCAGGTTCGCCGATAAtaatgtggcagattttcatcagaCTCGACCaggttcttaaataatatattcctttACCACAGTgggagttgaattataaacacaaaaagtcATTACAATCATTCAAGACTTCGTAATTAAACAAGCTTATGCCGCTGAAAGGCTTTTCTATAGTTAAAGTACATTGGAACATACCTGATGTAATCTTGTCAGGTCCGAAGACAAGCTCCTCGGCCGCTCGTCCTCCCATCATGGTGTCCATCATGGCCAGCAGCTGTTGCTTTGTCACGTGGTATCTAGCAAAACAATATAGTATTTTAGATACTGCTGGATTCAACGGAATCACTGAAtctaatgcttttttttaagtccATAAGCAAAGGTCTTGCAAATCTTTAAAGGTTACAGGCGGATCTAAGCACAAAAATGCTAGACAGcgttgtttatttggattttttttttataatctcggtaggcggactagccaatgggccacctgatggtaagtgttcaccaacgcaaatagacaatggcgctgtaagaaatattaaccattccttacatcatcaatgcgccaccaaccacgggaaccttgggaactaatatgtaatgtcccttgaaggatgagtgagccagtgtaaatacaggcatatttacactggctcactcatccttcaaaccggaacacaacaatactgcgtactgctgtttggcggtcgaataactgatgattgggtggtatctacccagatgggcttgcacaaagccctaccaccaacgaGCATAGTTACAATATATCCCACGAACCTCTCCTTGGCGGGAATGTAGGCGGTGTGTCCGAGCGACGGCCCGCGCGGGATGATGGTCACCTTGTGTAGCGGGTGCGAGTCCTGCGAGCaacattcacatttatttaatacttaagcattattattacatacatattattttgtaattttgatacaaatatattaaataatatattatatatattaaatgcgaCTTCAATATAATCTGTATGGTACAAAATCATCATCACaatcatacatttataattcgTATCCGGCTTGAAGGACCAAaaagataacaatatatatttttggtttgaTAGTAGTCGTTGTGTAGTCGGGTACCTTGGTGTAGTAGGCGACGACGGCGTGTCCGCCCTCGTGCACGGCGGTGATGTTGTTGGCCTCGTCGTCCGGCAGGCGCGCCCGCCTGGCGGGCCCCATCAGCACCTTGTCGCGCGCCTCCTCCAGGTGCGACATCGACACCGTCTTCGCACCCTCGATGGCGGCTCTGCGGACGGACCAAATACGTTCTTACTACATAGCTTTCGAGACAGGAGgctgtatgttatttaaaattggtgTTTGCACTTATTTATAGCCTAAATATCTCAATGGATCGGATCCTACCTTTCGGATTTTTATCGTACGTCCATTATACCACAAACTGAATCGTaaatcgataaatattattttaacgagtCCCCAAAGAAATTTTCCATAGACTTCAACAGCCGAATCATTTATTAGGATTATCTTACATGCCAGTAAAAGGACATTGTTCTATAGGAGTTCGATTCGTGGAATGGACTACATATTTTTGAACtgatagtacaaaaaaaaacgaagtatCCCTGACGACGGTGGCAGCTGCAAGCTATTATATCATCCATCAGCTGTTACCACGGCCATACTCACTTCAGCGCGGCCTGGTTGACCATGCTCTCGAGGTCCGCTCCAGTGAAGCCAGTGGTACCTCTGGCCAGCGCCTCCACGTCCAGGTCTGGATGTGCGGCCACGCGCGCCACGTACAGACGCAGGATCTCCAGCCGACCGCCGTAGTCCGGTGTGGGTACCGATACCTGCAGAAAGAAatgattaatcaaaatatactttattcaagtaggattttacaagcactttagaatcctcatgtaacaaactatattaagtgaagctaccaccggttcggaatgcagattttaccgagaaaaaccggcaagaaactcagtagttactctttttcaacatctaaaaatagtaatgttagttaaattcaattatatgtatataatatatcctgcctggaagtcaacaaggattagctccatgcttttttatcatctatataatcttgtattgaataatatgccttctttaccaattatataatatctttcttTAAGAGAATACACCGTCAGTATCAGAGAATGAACCGATATGGGAGTGACTGTGGAAGGTAatgcttgaaatattttttttcgttttttattatataggtgaGCTATGGCAGATGACATAACAAGGGACCAATCAGAGTTCTTTATATACTCATATAAGTTAGTATGACCTCAATCATAATTTCAGAAACTAACAGTTCTTACTCACCTCTACGTCGAATCTGCCAGGCCTCAGCAAAGCTGGGTCCAAATCATCTCTCCGATTAGTTGCTCCCAGAACGATCACACCCTCGTTCTGGTGGAAACCATCCATCTCTGATAGCAGTTGATTAATTGTCTGAAATGATcatacatttatgttatttctGCTTTGTAGATTAGataaaaatttgataattattgttttggtattttaattcaaaatgtaatgGTCCTGCTGACCAATTTCAGTCACAGCGGGCAATCTTAATGGAGACCAGCCAAGCAGCACACCATTACAAGCACATTATAGTGCATAAACACAAGGCACTCTCTATTCTCTTTCTGACTGACTGATTGACTCAATACAAAACCCAACACAACCGTAGAGTTCAGGCGGAGGACACGGGACCTACTACTAACTACTGTAACTTTTCAGACCAATCATCAGAAAACTTATCAACATTTAATGGTCTGACCTTGGGTTTGAACTCAACCACCCGAGATGCTCGGCCTTACAAGGCAGCTGGTAAGTTTTGAATATTTACCTGATTAGCATATGGATGTAAGACACTATTGGTTCTTTTGGCACCGACTGAATCTATCTCATCTATGAATATGACGCACGGCGCTCGCTCTTTAGCTGCCTctggaaatataatttaacacataatcattattagtatattaatataatatatagtagtagttaatataatatatataattttagatatgaTCGatcagattaaataattattaggatTTCTACTCATTATAAGTCAATAGGTAACAGCtgttgcaatttttttacagttaaaACATGTGTTAAGATGTTAaggggattttttttataatttcttttatatcttagtagaactatttattatttttgagtgACCTAATgtaattgagccgagatggcccagtggttagaacgcgtgcatcttgaccgatgatttcgggttcaaactcaggcaggcaccactgaaatttcatgtgcttaatttgtgtttataattcatctcgtgctcggcggtgaaggaaaacatcgtgaggaaacctgcatgtgtctaatttcaacgaaattctgccacatgtgtattccgccaacccgcattggagcagcgtggtggaatatgctccaaaaccttctcctcaaagggagaggaggcctttatcccagcagtgggacatttacgggctgctaatgctaatgtaattacaggcataagggacataacatctcagttaaCAAGTTCGGTGatgtaccaatgtctatgatgGTGATCACTTCAGGTGGACTATAATGCCTGTCCAATCTTCTTTGTTATGCTGTAGCGTAGCGTATAATTATCACTATAAGTGGCGACTCACTGAAGAGATCCCGTACTCTTCTAGCGCCCTGCCCCACCAGTATTTCGTCGAACTCAGGTCCTGCTGCATGGAAGAATGGCACCCTAGCCTCCCCCGCCACAGCTCGTGCTAGCAGCGTCTTGCCGGTGCCCGGTGGACCCACCAGCAACACACCCTTCGGCAGCTTGCCACCCAGAGATGAGAACTTCTCCGGTGACTTTAGGAACTCCACCTTGAAAAAAAACGagtgacatatatttttatgtatattatattttgatttgaaagagGAGGGGGCAGAACTTCTCTATCATTAACTTCATTGAATTAACCTGCTGCAAAGTAATTCTTTTTAGCACATATTACATACCACATCCTTAAGTTCTTGTTTAGCTTCATCAGCTCCCTTGACATCATCAAAGGTGACGGAGATGTCTTCTGGATCCACCTCCACCTGGTTGCCCAGCTGAATCCTGCGCATGTTGCCACATATGCACTGATTATACACTGCTTAGGAATATCATATAGCCTATcacatgtaaatttatatttaagtcagCAATTCTTTCAATTGTCCACTGGacaatattcttttaatttaaaaaataccgtaaaatatcataaagattCTCTCCCAAAGAATGTCCTATTTAAGCTAGCCTATTAGGCTGCAGTTGCCGCAAAGTTGGATATGGCAACTCTCCTATGACTTGGAAACCTTGTAAAAACTGTTTGTCcttcctgcgcctgaactctttctgttTGTGTCATATTCGCCATTCCACCGGATTATTGATTATAGCACAAATTTGTGCATAAGTTTTGCACAGGCTAGTCCCCTTGAGAAAAGCCACCTTGGCCAAAATCGGTCAGATGGATCTTTGGCTATTTATACTGATGCTAACTTTGTATCCTGTCTGGGTAAAATAAGGGTAAGGTGAGGTTAGGGTATCAATTATTCTGCCCCTTCACTTCAAACTTTGTATTGCTGGTGCTAAATTCATTagcctttttaattatttgtatatagtcttaaaaataacgattcatGTCACTTTAGATTATTTAGACAATGTTTATGAACGTCGTGACCCTTTGATGATGGCCCATAAATATCTCATAGTTGGTTGGTAGACATCTCTTTATATCTTAGACAGTTTGGTAGAAATGGACATAAAGCACACTACAGGAttcttaattatgtaaataagtatatttttaataccttcAGAGTCGGACAGAGGTGAACTATTAATgaataagcacaaattaagcagataaatttaaatctcagcGTAGAGAGTTACCGGAAGACAGTTCCACTGACAGACGCCATGAGACTGACAAATATAGCCAGGAAAAGTACTATGGTGAGTAGTTGCTGCACCAGCTTCAGGTATTTGGAGGCTTTGGTGCCACGAACATTGTCCGGATGTGACCCTGAAAGTTGTTGAAATTATGTATGTGAGACAATATCATTTACAAATTTGgtcaaactaaataaatgtgCCTTTActaaatcttaaacaaaatgaattaaCAGCATGTCCTCCTCCTCTTGAGAAGATTTGACGCTTATTTCAATACATGGTTCCCTCCAACGTCAAACTTTCCTACTCGACCTCCATAGACGTAGACATAACAAAACCCTTGCATAGTTTTGATACGGGATGGTTTAAATTAGCGTTACGATTGGGTTACagaatttttgtttgtattgatAGATAACATAGTATTTACATTCTTCATGATAAgatcataattattgtaaacaagtaaataaaattttgaagcaTACCTGCCAAATACCCCTCAGCAAAAGCTATCTTAATTTTATCTTTCTGCTGGTGCGTGAGCACAGTATCCTCGCTGAGGAGCTTCTCCAATCTCGGTGCAACATCTGGGCCGAGATTGGATTGTTTATCCGAGCTGTCTGTGACGTTAAGACCTGGAATCATTATAagctattcataaaaatataacttgttaTTAAGAATAACGTTACTATAATCTCCTGGCCAAATTGGTCTGGGCTTTCAATACTAGCAAATGGCTTAAGAGATATAATAGGAGAAACAACCATTGCACACAAGTGCATTATGAAATCCCTCGGATTCAGTTTCGAGTAGAACAAAATATCtcaaaatcttttatatattggCCTGACACAAGATCTCCAGTGAGCCAGTGCAAATTCAGacataagggatataacatactagttcccaaggttggtggtgcattggtgatataagaaaAGGTTATTTCTAATGGTACCAATATCTATGTGATTACCACTTACCAGGTGGACCATTTAAAAGTCTGACTacctacattattaaaaaaaaaagaattgcaattaattaatcTAGTGTTATCAAATGATGTAAAACTTGAGGTCAAAAAACTCGAATCAACAAACTGAATACATGTAATGTCTAGGGCCAAGGATAAGATCTATTCTTTTGTTAAGAACTTAGCTTAATATAACATTCTGCTATGCAACAAtctgaataaaaatgttacaaaaataactcCAACACACAAATAATCTCAGGATGTTGCTCTACATCTGAGTATAGTAAGTCGAAATGAAAAGTAGCTCTAGTATGTCCAAAGTTATCAATAAATCATGCAaaacaaacttattaaaaataaaccattattaaattcatatattatatatgacgaaTATTCTGATGTAGTGTCACCTATCGTGAATTAATTGAATGCAaccattgaattaatttaaaattcaataattcaaaTAGTTGTGCTTACTTGTAACTGATACTACTTCTAAATAAGATTCTCTAATTATCACGTTTATGGGTCTaactatatgtattttaatgtggTACTTTTAATGAAATGGTATAGTTATATACAGCTATTACTTAGTTCTGTTTAAACTATGTTAACATCTTATAGTCTCTAAGACAATCtactatttgaataataataagaatccAATTAGAGCCTTGAATATTAACACTGTCACATGTTTTTCTGACTTAATGTGACTTTGCTTAGATACATAGAATAGGTTAGAATCTGGTTACTTATGTAACTCTAtagattgaatattttaaaaagttaccaTTTTACGaaactaaatatacaaataacaatttttatttatgatatagatagacggacgagcatatgggccacctgatggtaagggtcACCATTGCCCGttgacaatggtgctgtaagaccaaataaacatttcttacattgccaattgCCACCAAcctcaggaactaagatgttatatccattgtgcctgtaattacactgactcactcatccttcaaaccggaacacaacaatactgagtccTGTTGATGGTTCATGTTTATTCcagtgaatataaatttataaaagcctcttttaataaactttatttagattttataatgaatatatatttcagaatatGTTATAGGTATTCAATCAAACTAACAATCCTCAATCATCATTTACTGTGGCATAAAGTTCAAAATAACCCACTTTGAAATTACCAAAGTTAGTTAGATACCAAAGTTACTCGAACAATTTGTTGCTTTAGACCTAGACCAAGGCCTAGTAGCATATTTAGAAATCTCCCAGTGTTGTAAAGTAAATGATCCAAGATTAAGGAACTTTCTGCATCTCTTGTATGCtttctgatatttt
This genomic interval from Vanessa atalanta chromosome 27, ilVanAtal1.2, whole genome shotgun sequence contains the following:
- the LOC125074149 gene encoding ATP-dependent zinc metalloprotease YME1L isoform X2, whose translation is MFSLNSINTQNQILVSFSQLSSRYSGIFRQRKQNNVKNKDVKGKESAAVLCDATVCSDSFEEAVRHFDKNVLAEMCKIDVRSAVSIAGASKAAVRDIPNLKSARKISHISETSFEKNKNGWLPTPTVTVDLRGKKTKFSFTDNFVGTLFRDLHNDSFKYNIQVRGFKTERGIHADLKRNPNLINRLRKFFGLNVTDSSDKQSNLGPDVAPRLEKLLSEDTVLTHQQKDKIKIAFAEGYLAGSHPDNVRGTKASKYLKLVQQLLTIVLFLAIFVSLMASVSGTVFRIQLGNQVEVDPEDISVTFDDVKGADEAKQELKDVVEFLKSPEKFSSLGGKLPKGVLLVGPPGTGKTLLARAVAGEARVPFFHAAGPEFDEILVGQGARRVRDLFKAAKERAPCVIFIDEIDSVGAKRTNSVLHPYANQTINQLLSEMDGFHQNEGVIVLGATNRRDDLDPALLRPGRFDVEVSVPTPDYGGRLEILRLYVARVAAHPDLDVEALARGTTGFTGADLESMVNQAALKAAIEGAKTVSMSHLEEARDKVLMGPARRARLPDDEANNITAVHEGGHAVVAYYTKDSHPLHKVTIIPRGPSLGHTAYIPAKERYHVTKQQLLAMMDTMMGGRAAEELVFGPDKITSGASSDLKQATSIACHMVREWGMSERVGLRALEPARTQDTLGPCTNELVDAEIKKILSESYERAKAILRAHAKEHKALADALLKYETLDADDIKAIMNGDKIKLDKQRAGKESAGSPGAPVPPALLPQAVPA
- the LOC125074149 gene encoding ATP-dependent zinc metalloprotease YME1L isoform X3, which produces MFSLNSINTQNQILVSFSQLSSRYSGIFRQRKQNNVKNKDVKGKESAAVLCDATVCSDSFEEAVRHFDKNVLAEMCKIDVRSAVSIAGASKAAVRDIPNLKSARKISHISETSFEKNKNGWLPTPTVTVDLRGKKTKFSFTDNFVGTLFRDLHNDSFKYNIQVRGFKTERGIHADLKRNPNLINRLRLNVTDSSDKQSNLGPDVAPRLEKLLSEDTVLTHQQKDKIKIAFAEGYLAGSHPDNVRGTKASKYLKLVQQLLTIVLFLAIFVSLMASVSGTVFRRRIQLGNQVEVDPEDISVTFDDVKGADEAKQELKDVVEFLKSPEKFSSLGGKLPKGVLLVGPPGTGKTLLARAVAGEARVPFFHAAGPEFDEILVGQGARRVRDLFKAAKERAPCVIFIDEIDSVGAKRTNSVLHPYANQTINQLLSEMDGFHQNEGVIVLGATNRRDDLDPALLRPGRFDVEVSVPTPDYGGRLEILRLYVARVAAHPDLDVEALARGTTGFTGADLESMVNQAALKAAIEGAKTVSMSHLEEARDKVLMGPARRARLPDDEANNITAVHEGGHAVVAYYTKDSHPLHKVTIIPRGPSLGHTAYIPAKERYHVTKQQLLAMMDTMMGGRAAEELVFGPDKITSGASSDLKQATSIACHMVREWGMSERVGLRALEPARTQDTLGPCTNELVDAEIKKILSESYERAKAILRAHAKEHKALADALLKYETLDADDIKAIMNGDKIKLDKQRAGKESAGSPGAPVPPALLPQAVPA
- the LOC125074149 gene encoding ATP-dependent zinc metalloprotease YME1L isoform X1, encoding MFSLNSINTQNQILVSFSQLSSRYSGIFRQRKQNNVKNKDVKGKESAAVLCDATVCSDSFEEAVRHFDKNVLAEMCKIDVRSAVSIAGASKAAVRDIPNLKSARKISHISETSFEKNKNGWLPTPTVTVDLRGKKTKFSFTDNFVGTLFRDLHNDSFKYNIQVRGFKTERGIHADLKRNPNLINRLRKFFGLNVTDSSDKQSNLGPDVAPRLEKLLSEDTVLTHQQKDKIKIAFAEGYLAGSHPDNVRGTKASKYLKLVQQLLTIVLFLAIFVSLMASVSGTVFRRRIQLGNQVEVDPEDISVTFDDVKGADEAKQELKDVVEFLKSPEKFSSLGGKLPKGVLLVGPPGTGKTLLARAVAGEARVPFFHAAGPEFDEILVGQGARRVRDLFKAAKERAPCVIFIDEIDSVGAKRTNSVLHPYANQTINQLLSEMDGFHQNEGVIVLGATNRRDDLDPALLRPGRFDVEVSVPTPDYGGRLEILRLYVARVAAHPDLDVEALARGTTGFTGADLESMVNQAALKAAIEGAKTVSMSHLEEARDKVLMGPARRARLPDDEANNITAVHEGGHAVVAYYTKDSHPLHKVTIIPRGPSLGHTAYIPAKERYHVTKQQLLAMMDTMMGGRAAEELVFGPDKITSGASSDLKQATSIACHMVREWGMSERVGLRALEPARTQDTLGPCTNELVDAEIKKILSESYERAKAILRAHAKEHKALADALLKYETLDADDIKAIMNGDKIKLDKQRAGKESAGSPGAPVPPALLPQAVPA